From Triticum urartu cultivar G1812 chromosome 2, Tu2.1, whole genome shotgun sequence, a single genomic window includes:
- the LOC125534266 gene encoding ent-kaur-16-ene synthase, chloroplastic-like, which produces MASPRVAGASSAVPAWRRQARSCLPAASSPFLANSFRSHHHRRNQPLGLASTHAAQRDFTGAHSSEFFFRRHHRPPPLYSLCVRSTQTMSHSCSAGRSLVGRNASLQNKEREARIKKQLKNPELPPSPYDTAWVAMVPLRGYPRAPHFPQCVKWILQNQQDDGSWGIGEFDSSTHKFILLSTLACVIALKKWNVGPEHIKRGLHFVGRKLSFSIDEKIAAPIGFNITFPGMISLAIGMGLEFPVRQTNIDGILSIQQIELKRFAGDKSDGREAYMAYAAEGLGNLVDWNEVMKFQRKNGSLFNSPSTTAAAVIYSYDEKALGYLNFLVSKFGSAVPTVFPRNISCQLSMVDSLEKIGISHHFSSEIKSILDMTHSLWLQRDEEILLDVATCAMAFRILRMNGYDVSSDELSHVAEASTFNNSLQGYLDDTKSLLELYKASRVSVSKKELILDNIGYWSGSLLLEKLCSDRVHREPMFEEVEYALNFPFYATMERLDHRRNIEHFNVMGSQMLKTTTYLPCHVSKDHLALAVEDFTFSQIIYQDELLHLESWVKENRLDQLQFARQVVTYCYLCPSATIFPPGLSDARISWAKSSILATISDDFFDVAGSREELENLVALVEKWDKHQELQFYSERVKILFCAIYTTVNQLGEMASAVQNRDVSKHLIELWVDALRSMMTEAEWMWSQYLPTMDEYMTSANVSYILGPIVLPSLYFVGQELSESVVKDQEYNELFMLMSTCGRFLNDTQGFEREGSQGKVNSVSLLILQSGGSMSTEAAKKAIEESIASCRRDLLRLVLREDSVVPRPCKELFWKMCKINHLFYSQIDGFSSPTAMVGAVNAVIYEPLKLQTSNPSSDVKVED; this is translated from the exons ATGGCGAGCCCGAGGGTAGCTGGAGCATCTTCCGCCGTCCCGGCATGGCGGCGGCAGGCGCGCAGTTGCCTCCCTGCTGCGTCGTCGCCGTTCCTGGCAAACTCGTTTCGCTCACACCACCACCGAAGAAACCAGCCTCTTGGCCTCGCCTCCACCCACGCCGCCCAGCGTGATTTCACCGGAGCACACAGCTCGGAGTTCTTCTTTCGCCGCCatcatcgtcctcctcctctctacTCATTGTGCGTGAGGAGCACTCAGACAATGAGCCATTCCTGTTCAG CTGGGAGGAGTTTGGTAGGACGAAATGCGAGCCTTCAAAACAAG GAGCGGGAGGCTAGAATAAAGAAGCAGCTCAAGAATCCTGAACTGCCACCATCTCCATACGACACGGCATGGGTTGCTATGGTGCCCTTGCGGGGTTATCCGAGGGCTCCACACTTCCCTCAGTGTGTCAAATGGATATTGCAAAACCAACAGGACGATGGTTCTTGGGGTATCGGCGAATTCGACTCATCAACACACAAGTTTATTCTCTTATCCACATTGGCTTGTGTTATTGCACTCAAGAAATGGAATGTTGGCCCGGAGCACATAAAGAGAG GACTACATTTTGTTGGAAGAAAATTATCATTCTCTATAGATGAGAAGATTGCTGCTCCTATAGGTTTCAATATTACTTTTCCTGGTATGATTAGCCTAGCCATTGGAATGGGCTTGGAATTTCCTGTTAGGCAAACTAATATTGATGGGATTCTTAGCATCCAGCAGATTGAACTGAAAAG ATTTGCAGGGGATAAATCTGATGGGAGAGAAGCATACATGGCTTATGCTGCTGAAGGGTTAGGAAAcctggtggactggaatgaagttATGAAATTCCAGAGGAAGAACGGATCATTGTTCAACTCTCCTTCCACTACTGCTGCTGCAGTAATCTACTCTTATGATGAAAAAGCCCTCGGATACCTAAATTTTCTCGTTAGCAAATTTGGTAGCGCAG TACCAACAGTGTTCCCAAGAAATATATCTTGTCAGCTTTCAATGGTGGATTCCCTTGAGAAGATTGGAATATCTCATCATTTTTCTAGTGAGATAAAAAGTATCCTGGACATGACGCACAG TTTATGGCTACAGAGAGATGAAGAAATCTTGTTGGATGTAGCAACATGCGCAATGGCGTTTCGTATTTTACGGATGAATGGATATGATGTTTCTTCAG ATGAGTTATCCCATGTTGCTGAAGCCTCCACTTTCAATAATTCACTTCAAGGATATCTAGATGATACAAAATCTTTGTTGGAACTATACAAGGCTTCAAGAGTTAGTGTATCAAAAAAAGAATTGATCCTAGATAACATAGGCTACTGGTCAGGCAGCCTATTATTGGAGAAGTTGTGTTCGGATAGGGTTCATAGAGAGCCAATGTTTGAGGAG GTGGAGTATGCCCTTAATTTTCCCTTTTATGCCACAATGGAACGGCTAGACCATAGGAGGAACATCGAACATTTCAATGTTATGGGTTCTCAGATGCTGAAGACAACAACATACTT GCCATGTCATGTCAGCAAAGACCACCTTGCTTTGGCTGTTGAAGATTTCACCTTTTCTCAGATTATTTACCAGGATGAACTCTTGCATCTTGAAAG ttgggtgaaagagaacaggcTAGACCAGCTACAATTTGCACGACAGGTGGTGACATATTGTTATCTCTGTCCTTCCGCTACCATATTCCCTCCAGGACTATCTGATGCTCGGATTTCTTGGGCCAAAAGTTCTATACTCGCAACTATTTCTGATGACTTCTTCGATGTTGCGGGATCAAGAGAAGAGTTAGAAAACCTTGTAGCCTTAGTTGAGAA GTGGGACAAGCACCAAGAACTTCAGTTTTACTCTGAGAGAGTAAAAATATTATTTTGTGCTATATATACTACAGTAAATCAGCTTGGAGAAATGGCTTCTGCAGTACAAAACCGTGATGTTAGCAAACACTTGATAGAACTG TGGGTAGATGCATTGAGGTCTATGATGACTGAAGCAGAATGGATGTGGAGCCAATATTTGCCAACAATGGATGAGTACATGACAAGTGCAAATGTCTCCTACATATTGGGGCCTATTGTGCTCCCGTCATTGTACTTCGTTGGGCAAGAGCTTTCGGAGTCAGTTGTCAAAGATCAAGAGTACAATGAGTTATTCATGTTAATGAGCACTTGTGGCCGTTTCCTGAATGACACCCAAGGCTTTGAG AGGGAGGGGAGCCAAGGAAAAGTGAATAGTGTTTCGCTACTTATTCTTCAAAGTGGTGGTTCTATGTCCACAGAAGCAGCTAAAAAGGCAATAGAGGAATCTATAGCCTCGTGTCGAAGAGACTTGCTGAGGTTGGTTCTTAGGGAAGACAGTGTTGTTCCTAGGCCATGCAAGGAGCTGTTCTGGAAGATGTGCAAGATAAATCACTTGTTCTACTCTCAGATTGATGGGTTTAGCTCGCCAACAGCAATGGTCGGTGCAGTGAATGCGGTTATCTATGAGCCTCTCAAACTCCAAACCAGCAATCCATCATCAGATGTTAAAGTAGAAGATTAG
- the LOC125534265 gene encoding uncharacterized protein LOC125534265, whose protein sequence is MDLLDLIHVMFHYNGEFVKNGNHMMYLGGSEAMSDIDRDKLSLPELLGHLRDHCTDVEGIQCQFYWLVPGKEMNDGLVFLHDDNTVLKMAEFVCDGGVADVYVEKHASADGEETVATTCSAGEEEEQFTLLSVVMPEEQVPRLDGNTDAQDGESDEEDSDYIPDDESASEDDEEARKINADYVEYKKKLRAGNIDILDEVFITDATVGSRENVGEDATAVGYHLIGEHELQCQISYR, encoded by the coding sequence ATGGATCTTCTGGATTTAATTCATGTCATGTTCCATTATAATGGAGAATTTGTGAAGAATGGGAACCACATGATGTATTTGGGAGGCAGTGAAGCTATGTCAGACATTGACAGAGATAAGCTTTCTTTGCCCGAGCTTTTGGGGCATTTAAGAGATCATTGCACTGATGTGGAGGGGATACAATGTCAGTTTTATTGGTTAGTTCCAGGAAAAGAGATGAATGATGGACTTGTTTTTCTGCATGATGACAACACTGTTCTTAAGATGGCTGAGTTTGTTTGTGATGGAGGAGTTGCAGATGTGTATGTTGAGAAGCATGCTTCTGCTGATGGGGAAGAAACAGTTGCAACAACATGCTCTGCTGGAGAGGAAGAGGAACAGTTCACCCTTTTAAGTGTAGTTATGCCAGAAGAACAAGTGCCCAGGTTAGATGGGAATACTGATGCACAAGATGGAGAGTCTGATGAAGAGGACAGTGATTATATACCTGATGATGAGTCAGCATCTGAGGATGATGAAGAAGCAAGAAAGATCAATGCTGACTATGTAGAGTACAAGAAGAAACTCAGGGCTGGCAACATTGACATTTTAGATGAAGTGTTCATTACAGATGCAACAGTAGGTTCAAGGGAAAATGTTGGAGAGGATGCAACTGCTGTTGGATATCATCTTATCGGTGAACATGAGCTCCAATGTCAGATATCTTATCGGTGA